From a single Brassica rapa cultivar Chiifu-401-42 chromosome A01, CAAS_Brap_v3.01, whole genome shotgun sequence genomic region:
- the LOC103874689 gene encoding uncharacterized protein LOC103874689: MFLTSSKILLAYSQTFFYTNYRERERAMDSRGGCCIARYAGGGGTYHYDLSKADRIMLRFRPIAPKPTSDGSGGKPVSSGESGGGSSDVSFKGGRRKRKCQQKENSGNARRCTPRRRSDKSVGHGGHTKVTLSLLPETPDEGDFTDLKVSVPSVEKQHGPFWLSFSDGGGMFTPAYQTDVMWRKVVISSCMTVERVSDAWMDGYGLGRSDEERKMNLVRDTCPGFISDGSGRVTWTNDAYRKMARDNIPEEDGSPENMSGDSFQVIVRLVMKDRPMLTYPAFTCRVKLQFTCQDRERSSVTVPCDAWKMDNGGFAWRLDVKAALCL, translated from the coding sequence ATGTTCCTCACTTCCAGTAAAATCTTATTAGCTTATTCTCAAACATTCTTCTATACAAactacagagagagagagagagcgatgGACAGTAGGGGAGGGTGTTGCATAGCAAGGTACGCCGGTGGAGGTGGAACGTACCATTACGATCTGTCTAAAGCAGATCGCATCATGCTTCGGTTTCGTCCCATAGCTCCCAAACCAACTAGCGACGGCAGCGGAGGAAAGCCCGTATCCAGCGGAGAGAGCGGTGGCGGAAGCTCTGATGTTTCCTTtaaaggaggaagaagaaagaggaaaTGTCAGCAGAAAGAGAATAGTGGTAACGCCAGGAGGTGCACTCCGCGGAGAAGATCAGATAAATCCGTCGGTCACGGCGGACATACTAAGGTGACACTTTCTCTGTTACCTGAGACGCCGGATGAAGGTGATTTTACAGATCTTAAAGTGTCGGTGCCGTCGGTGGAGAAGCAGCACGGTCCATTTTGGCTGAGTTTCAGCGACGGCGGTGGGATGTTTACTCCGGCTTACCAGACGGATGTTATGTGGAGGAAGGTGGTGATTTCTTCTTGTATGACGGTGGAGCGTGTATCGGACGCCTGGATGGACGGCTATGGTCTAGGGAGGTCTGACGAAGAAAGGAAGATGAATCTTGTGAGAGACACGTGTCCTGGTTTCATATCGGACGGTTCAGGTAGAGTGACGTGGACAAACGACGCTTACAGAAAGATGGCGAGGGATAATATTCCGGAGGAAGATGGTTCACCGGAGAATATGAGCGGCGATAGTTTTCAAGTTATCGTACGGTTGGTGATGAAGGATAGGCCGATGCTAACGTACCCGGCTTTCACATGCAGGGTGAAACTACAGTTCACGTGTCAAGATCGTGAGAGAAGCTCCGTCACGGTGCCTTGCGACGCTTGGAAGATGGACAATGGAGGTTTCGCTTGGAGGCTTGACGTTAAGGCCGCTTTGTGCCTTTGA